In Streptomyces rapamycinicus NRRL 5491, the genomic stretch GCACCCCGCGCTCGAACCCGGCCACGTACACCGGCGTCTTCGACCATGTGCGCAAGCTGTTCGCGGAGACGATGGAGGCCAAGGTCCGGGGGTACCAGCCCGGCCGGTTCTCCTTCAACGTCAAGGGCGGCCGCTGCGAGAACTGCTCCGGTGACGGCACCATCAAGATCGAGATGAACTTCCTGCCGGATGTGTATGTGCCGTGCGAGGTCTGCCACGGCGCGCGCTACAACCGGGAGACCCTGGAGGTGCACTACAAGGGCAAGTCCATCGCCGAGGTGCTGGACATGCCCATCGAGGAGGCCCTGGACTTCTTCGAGGCCGTGCCCACCATCGCCCGCCATCTGCGCACCCTCAACGAGGTCGGGCTGGGCTATGTCCGGCTCGGGCAGCCCGCGCCGACCCTCTCCGGCGGTGAGGCCCAGCGCGTCAAGCTGGCGAGCGAGCTCCAGAAGCGGTCCACCGGCCGCACGGTGTATGTGCTGGACGAGCCGACCACCGGTCTGCACTTCGAGGACATCAGCAAGCTGATCAGCGTGCTCTCCGGCCTGGTCGACAAGGGCAACACGGTGATCGTCATCGAGCACAACCTCGATGTGATCAAGACGGCCGACTGGGTCGTGGACATGGGCCCCGAGGGCGGCAGCGGCGGCGGTCTGGTGATCGCCGAGGGCACCCCGGAGGACGTGGCCTCGATCCCGGTCAGCCACACCGGGAAGTTCCTGCGGGACATGCTGGGCGACCGGGTGAGCGACGCCACGGTGCCCGCCGCGCGCAAGGGCGGCGTGACCAGCAAGAAGGCGCCCGCCAAGAAGGCCGCCGCGAAGTCCACGGCGGCCAAGAAGACCGCGGCGAAGAAGACCGTGGCCAAGAAGGCGGCGGCCAAGACCACGGCCGCCTCCAAGCGGGCGGCCGCGAAGTAGCCCGAGCCGCTGTGCCCGCGCCACGCCCGGACCGATCCGGGCGCGGCGCGTGCTCAGGCGTACAGCGGCGTGCTCAGGCGTACAGCGGCAGGCTCAGGCCAGCTCGGACGCGTAGGGCGGCTCCGCGCCCGCGCGGGAGCAGGTGATCGCGGCGGCGCGGGCGGCGAAGCCCAGCACATCCCGCCAGGCCGCCTCGTCCAGCTTGGCCAGTGCGGGCGCCGACAGCGCCTGGTGCCCCGCCAGCCGGTGCAGCAGCGCGGCGTTCACGGTGTCACCCGCCCCGATGGTGTCCACGATGTCCACCCGCTCGCCCGGCACCGAGATCACCGAGCCGTCCTGGCGCCGTACGCTCAGCCCCTCCCCGCCATGGGTGAGCACCACGGCCGCCGGACCCGTCGCCAGCCACGCGCCCACGGCCCTCTCGACATCCCCCGCGTCCTCCGAGTCGGCCAGCCACCTGGCGTCCTCTATGGACAGCTTCAGCAGGCCGATATGGGGCAGCCAGCCGTGGAAGCGGGCCCGGTAGGCATCGGCGTCGGGGATCAGGCCGGTGCGGATATTGGGGTCCAGCGTGGTGAAGACCCCGCGCGCGGCCTCGCGCCGCAGCAGTTCCTCGTACGCGCTCGCGCCCGGCTCCAGCACCAGCGAGCAGGTGCCCAGCGACAGCGCGCTCACCCCCTCGGGAAGGGACGGCGGCAGGGTGAAGAGCCGGTCCGCGGTGCCCTGCACATAGAAGCCGTACCCGGCCGAGCCATCGGCCCCGATGGAGGCGACGGCCAGGGTCGTGGGCTCCTCGCCGCGCTGCACCAGCGCGGTGTCCACACCGTCCTTCCGCAGGCCCTCCAGCAGCGCCTCCCCGAAGCCGTCCGTGGAGACCCGCGAGCAGAACGCGGTGGGCGAGCCGAGCCGCCCCAGCGCCAGCGCGGTGTTGTACGGGCCGCCGCCGCGCGCGGGGCGCAGCGCGGGCAACTGGCCCGCCGCCGCGGCGCTCGACGTGCGTTCGGGCACGAGGTCGATCAGGGCTTCTCCGGCGACGACGATCACGAGACGGGGTCCTTTCCGGCGATTCCGGCGATTCCGGGGGTTCCGGGGAGCGGTCGGTCGAGCGGTGGGTCGGGGGCTTCGGCCGCACAGCCGCACGAGGTGCGGTGGACGAAGGCACAGGGCAGCCGTACGGTGCGCGGCGGCCGCCCCGGATTCTCCAGCCGATCGAGCAGCAGCCGGACGGCGGTGGCGCCGACCTCCCGGCTGGGCTGGGAGATCGCGGTGAGCCCGGGGGAGAAGACATCCGCCCAGGAGAAGTCGTCGAAGCAGACCAGCGCGAGATCGTCCGGCACGCTCAGCCCCGCCGTCCGCAGGGCGCGCAGCGCACCGATGGTCATCGCGTTGTTCGCGGTGATGATCGCGGTGGGCGGTTCGGGGGAGGCCAGCAGCCGGTGAACGGCGTCCTCCGCACCCCGCGCCTCGGAGTGGCCCTCGGCCAGCAGCCCGGGGCGGAACGGCAGCCCGTGCCGCTCCAGCCCGGCCCGGTAGCCCGCGATCCGCTCGGTGGTGGTGCTCAGCCCCGGCAGCCCCGCGACCAGCCCGATGCGGAGGTGGCCGAGATCGGCGAGATGGTCGACCAGCTGTTCGACGGGGCGCGTGTTCTCGGCGCACACCTGGTCGTGGGCGTCGCCGACCAGCCGGTCGAGGAAGACCGCGGGGATCTTGCGGCGGCCCAGATACTCCAGCAGCCCGGCGGGCTCGGCCGACGGGGCGAGGATCACGCCGTCCACCCGCCGCTCATGGAGCAGCCGGACGACGGTCAGCTCATGCGCGGGGTCGTCATGCGGATCGGCGATCAGCAGGCCGTAGCCCCGCTCCAGGGCGCTGGACTCGACGCCCTGGAGGATCTCGGTGAAGTACGGATTGCTGATCGCCGAGACGGCCAGGCCGATCGAGCGGGTGCGCGCGGTCACCAGGGAGCGCGCCAGCGTGTTGGGGATGTAGCCGAGGTCGTCGATGGCGTCCAGCACGGCCTTACGGGTGCCGGGGCGCACCGGCCGGGTCTTGTTGAGCACGTGCGAGACGGTGGCCACGGACACCCCGGCGCGACGGGCGACATCGACCATGGTTGCCATCCGCTGCGGTCCTTAACGTCGAGATCGTCGGGGGAGGGGCACGTAACGTATCGCATCGGGCGCTCGGCGTAAACGTTTGCGTAAGCGCTTGCGCACACCCCGGGGGCGGCCGCGGACGGATGGATCTGTGCCGGTATGGTCGGAGGGCCCTCACACCCCCAGGAGCCGCAGATGTCCAGCCAGCCCGCCTCCCGTCGAACCGTGCTGTGCCGCGCAGCGCTGGCCGGAGCCGCCGGGCTCGGGGTGGCGGCCTGCTCCCCGGACGGATCGGGCAAGAAGGTGTCCCCGACGCCCACCGCCCCCGTCGAACTCGGCTCGGCCGGTGTCGTGCCGGTCGGCGGCGCCAAGATCTACCGCGAGCAGCGGGTGGTGGTGGCCCAGCCCGCCAAGGGGGAGTTCACGGCGTTCAGCGCGGTGTGCACCCACGCCGGATGCGTCGTCGACACCGTCGAGGACGGCAAGATCAACTGTCCCTGCCACGGCAGCCAGTTCGACGCCCGCACCGGCAAGGTCGTCCAGGGGCCCGCGGAGAAGCCCCTGCCGTCGGTCCCGGTCACCGCGAAGGGCGGACGGCTCGTCGCGGGCCCCGACGCCTGAGCGGACGGCATCTGGACGGGCGAGGCCGGCGACTCCTGAAATCCCCTGGACCTCACCGAACCGCGTCCCGACGGCACCGGATGTGTCACTCCCCGCAAGTAGGGTGGTGACCATGGCCGACCCGAGCAGCTACCGCCCCAAGCCGGGACAGATCCCCGACTCGCCGGGGGTCTACAAGTTCCGTGACGAGCACGGCCGGGTGATCTACGTCGGAAAGGCGAAGAGCCTGCGCCAGCGGCTCTCGTCGTACTTCCAGGACCTGGCGAACCTCCACCCGCGGACCCGCACCATGGTCACCACGGCCGCCGCCGTGGAATGGACCGTGGTCTCCACCGAGGTCGAGGCCCTGCAGCTCGAGTACTCCTGGATCAAGGAGTTCGACCCCCGGTTCAACGTCATGTACCGCGACGACAAGAGCTACCCCTCCCTCGCCGTGACCCTCAACGAGGAGTTCCCCCGGGTCCAGGTGATGCGCGGTGCCAAGAAGAAGGGCGTGCGCTACTTCGGCCCGTACGCCCACGCCTGGGCCATCCGCGAGACCGTCGACCTGATGCTGCGCGTGTTCCCCGTCCGGACCTGCTCCGCCGGGGTGTTCAAGCGCTCCGCCCAGATCGGCCGCCCCTGTCTGCTCGGCTACATCGGCAAGTGCTCGGCCCCCT encodes the following:
- a CDS encoding ubiquinol-cytochrome c reductase iron-sulfur subunit, with amino-acid sequence MSSQPASRRTVLCRAALAGAAGLGVAACSPDGSGKKVSPTPTAPVELGSAGVVPVGGAKIYREQRVVVAQPAKGEFTAFSAVCTHAGCVVDTVEDGKINCPCHGSQFDARTGKVVQGPAEKPLPSVPVTAKGGRLVAGPDA
- a CDS encoding LacI family DNA-binding transcriptional regulator → MATMVDVARRAGVSVATVSHVLNKTRPVRPGTRKAVLDAIDDLGYIPNTLARSLVTARTRSIGLAVSAISNPYFTEILQGVESSALERGYGLLIADPHDDPAHELTVVRLLHERRVDGVILAPSAEPAGLLEYLGRRKIPAVFLDRLVGDAHDQVCAENTRPVEQLVDHLADLGHLRIGLVAGLPGLSTTTERIAGYRAGLERHGLPFRPGLLAEGHSEARGAEDAVHRLLASPEPPTAIITANNAMTIGALRALRTAGLSVPDDLALVCFDDFSWADVFSPGLTAISQPSREVGATAVRLLLDRLENPGRPPRTVRLPCAFVHRTSCGCAAEAPDPPLDRPLPGTPGIAGIAGKDPVS
- a CDS encoding carbohydrate kinase family protein encodes the protein MIVVAGEALIDLVPERTSSAAAAGQLPALRPARGGGPYNTALALGRLGSPTAFCSRVSTDGFGEALLEGLRKDGVDTALVQRGEEPTTLAVASIGADGSAGYGFYVQGTADRLFTLPPSLPEGVSALSLGTCSLVLEPGASAYEELLRREAARGVFTTLDPNIRTGLIPDADAYRARFHGWLPHIGLLKLSIEDARWLADSEDAGDVERAVGAWLATGPAAVVLTHGGEGLSVRRQDGSVISVPGERVDIVDTIGAGDTVNAALLHRLAGHQALSAPALAKLDEAAWRDVLGFAARAAAITCSRAGAEPPYASELA